Genomic DNA from Deltaproteobacteria bacterium CG2_30_66_27:
TCGGGGCGATCCTGTTCGACCGTCTCCTCGGATGGATGCTGCACAACGTACTGGAAGCATTCACCGGGTATGCGGAGCCGGGGGCGGGATCTCCCGCCGCGTCGCTCTTCACGCTCGCCCCGGTCCGTTCCCTCTGGTTTTTCCTCATCCCCGCCCTCGGAGGACTCGTTTCCGGGGTGATCGTCTATTTCGTCGCCCCGGAGGCGGAGGGGCACGGGACGGACGCCATGATCGAGGCGTTCCACCTCCGGGGGGGGAGGATCCGGAAACGAGTACCGTTCATCAAGATCATCGCATCGGCCTTGACGATGGGAACCGGGGGGTCCGCCGGAAAGGAAGGCCCGATCGCGCAGATCGGGTCGGGGTTCGGGTCCGTCTTCTCCACCCTGCTGAAGCTGAAGGCGCGCGAGAGGCGGATCCTCGTACTGGCCGGCGCCGCCGGCGGGATCGGTGCGATCTTCCAGGCGCCGTTGGGCGCGGCCCTGTTCGCCCCCGAGGTGCTGTACCGGGAGACGGAGTTCGAGTACGAAGCGATCCTCCCCTGCATCGTCTCGTCGATCACGTCGTACGCCGTCTACACGCAACTCTACAAGCGGGGGGCGCTCTTCTTCCCCGGTCCGGTCGATTTGTCCCTGCCCGGCGAGCTTCTTCCGTACGCCCTCTTCGGGGTCGTCTGCGCGCTGACCGGGTTCCTCTACGTCCGCGTCTTCTACGGGTCCCGGGACCGTTTCTTCGAGCCGCTTCGGATCCACAAGATGCTGAAACCGGCGGTGGGGGGGCTCATGTTAGGGACGATCGCCTATGCGTTCCCCCAGATCACGGCCGGCGGTTACGGCTGGGTGCAGATGGCCCTCGAGGGGAAGGTGATCTGGTGGACGATGCTCCTCCTCGTCTTCCTGAAGATCATCGGCACCTCCTGCACCATCGGATCGGGCGGGAGCGGCGGCGTGTTCGGCCCCTCGGTCTTCATCGGGGCGATGCTCGGCGGGGCGTTCGGCTTCCTCGGTCACCAGGTCGCCCCGGAGTGGGTCGTGAACCCCGGCTCGTTCGTCCTCGTGGGGATCGGCGGCTTCTTCGCCGGCGTCGCCAAGACACCGATCTCCGCCATCATCATGGCGTGCGAGATGAGCGCGAGCTACACCCTGCTGGTCCCGCTGATGCTCGTTTCCTCGACTTCGTACCTGCTGCTGCGCAACACCAGCCTGTA
This window encodes:
- a CDS encoding chloride channel protein; the encoded protein is MELSRLPSQFRLMLLSIGVGIVAGLGAILFDRLLGWMLHNVLEAFTGYAEPGAGSPAASLFTLAPVRSLWFFLIPALGGLVSGVIVYFVAPEAEGHGTDAMIEAFHLRGGRIRKRVPFIKIIASALTMGTGGSAGKEGPIAQIGSGFGSVFSTLLKLKARERRILVLAGAAGGIGAIFQAPLGAALFAPEVLYRETEFEYEAILPCIVSSITSYAVYTQLYKRGALFFPGPVDLSLPGELLPYALFGVVCALTGFLYVRVFYGSRDRFFEPLRIHKMLKPAVGGLMLGTIAYAFPQITAGGYGWVQMALEGKVIWWTMLLLVFLKIIGTSCTIGSGGSGGVFGPSVFIGAMLGGAFGFLGHQVAPEWVVNPGSFVLVGIGGFFAGVAKTPISAIIMACEMSASYTLLVPLMLVSSTSYLLLRNTSLYEKQQISRIASPAHLTEFARGMLEKIRVHEAVIERPVIRIPENMPFGKLVKTVTGSGASHFPVVDRDGRMTGIVSINDIRAVLFEETIDQLIVARDVATPNVVRVHWNDSLQQALDKMAAINVDELPVAREERPAEIVTMISKRDIIDYYYGRSTS